The following coding sequences are from one Methanosarcina sp. WWM596 window:
- the hacB gene encoding homoaconitase small subunit → MENPIIGRVWKFGNDIDTDVIIPGKYLRTKDMQVFAVHAMEGIDPEFSKKAKPGDIIVAGENFGCGSSREQAPLAIKHAGIACVVAKSFARIFFRNAINVGLPLMEADVECQEGDEIEVDLLKGEVRVSGKGVFSGNKLPDFLLEMLTDGGLVAHRKKIQSQQKE, encoded by the coding sequence ATGGAAAACCCTATCATAGGCCGAGTATGGAAATTCGGAAACGATATAGATACTGATGTAATTATCCCGGGAAAATATCTGCGGACAAAGGATATGCAGGTTTTTGCAGTTCATGCGATGGAGGGTATAGACCCTGAGTTCTCAAAAAAGGCAAAACCTGGAGATATTATTGTTGCAGGGGAAAATTTTGGGTGCGGTTCATCAAGGGAACAAGCTCCTCTTGCTATAAAGCACGCGGGAATAGCCTGCGTTGTAGCAAAGTCCTTTGCAAGAATCTTTTTCAGAAATGCGATTAATGTGGGGCTGCCCCTTATGGAAGCTGATGTTGAGTGCCAGGAAGGGGACGAGATCGAAGTTGACCTGCTCAAAGGGGAGGTCAGAGTTTCAGGAAAAGGTGTGTTCAGTGGAAACAAATTGCCTGACTTCCTGCTTGAAATGCTGACCGATGGTGGACTCGTTGCCCATAGAAAAAAAATACAGAGCCAGCAGAAGGAATAA
- the tnpA gene encoding IS200/IS605 family transposase: protein MELRSFSHGYGQITYHIVLVPKYRYKIFYNKRVKKDCESIFHNICTEKGYKIHALEVVDNHVHLFLEFHPSTSLSEVVQYLKGGSSYRLFKLHPELRTRYWGGSLWSSGKFYRSVGNVTADTIKHYIKESQGKPKTEVQSYRLKSRQRKIDDF from the coding sequence TTGGAATTGCGCAGTTTTAGCCATGGCTATGGTCAGATTACCTACCACATCGTGTTGGTGCCTAAGTATCGATACAAGATATTCTACAATAAACGAGTTAAAAAGGATTGCGAGTCTATATTCCACAATATTTGCACAGAGAAAGGCTACAAAATCCATGCTCTGGAAGTTGTAGATAATCATGTTCACCTGTTCCTGGAATTCCACCCAAGCACCTCTCTATCAGAGGTGGTTCAATACTTGAAAGGAGGTAGTTCTTACAGATTGTTCAAGCTTCATCCTGAACTGAGAACACGATATTGGGGTGGAAGTCTATGGTCAAGTGGTAAATTCTATCGATCCGTTGGAAATGTAACCGCTGACACAATCAAGCACTACATTAAGGAGTCGCAGGGAAAACCGAAAACAGAGGTTCAATCATATAGATTAAAGTCTAGGCAACGGAAAATTGACGATTTCTAA